The Paracoccus sp. MC1862 genome includes a window with the following:
- a CDS encoding TIGR00366 family protein translates to MDHSITPAALRFGEGSHGSVLSGNYAPTRVSSGWKSTLVAIGGYVVAMSPPVEALMRKMATLPRTGRGAVVFIGVLSIGLSLINWGIALIFCGLLVKQIARRPDMRLDYRAAGAAAYLCLGCGFTLGISSSAAQLQANSSSIPESLMPITGVIGFDQTILTWQNILVVVIITIVSSLVCYYSTPGAGKEKTAEDLGVSLEMERVETKRPTRPGDFLEHSPILTILVVALASGWAFKTFSSGNPLITISGLNTYNFVFLMLGILLHWRPRNLIDTFSRAMPSAAGVLLQFPFYAGIAQILTKVTNAQGDSLSDRISHWFVGISSSEIGFSYVVGIYSALMGFFIPSAGGKWIIEAPYVMTAANEIGAHLGWTVMVYNISETLPNFINPFWMLPLLGILGLKSRDLIGYTSVQFFVHVPIMLTLAAVLMPTFTYLPPQMP, encoded by the coding sequence GTGGATCACTCCATTACCCCCGCCGCGCTCCGCTTTGGGGAAGGTTCACATGGGTCAGTTCTCAGTGGAAATTACGCCCCTACCCGGGTCAGTTCCGGGTGGAAATCAACACTTGTGGCCATAGGTGGCTACGTCGTTGCCATGTCGCCGCCTGTGGAGGCGCTCATGCGCAAGATGGCGACGCTGCCGCGGACCGGACGTGGAGCCGTCGTCTTCATCGGCGTCCTCAGCATCGGGCTTTCACTGATCAACTGGGGCATCGCACTGATCTTCTGTGGTCTCCTGGTCAAGCAGATTGCCCGCCGCCCGGACATGCGCCTCGACTATCGTGCAGCCGGCGCGGCCGCGTATCTTTGCCTTGGTTGCGGCTTTACGCTGGGGATCTCTTCCTCAGCGGCACAGTTGCAGGCCAACTCCTCCAGTATTCCCGAGTCGTTGATGCCGATAACAGGTGTGATCGGATTCGATCAGACCATCCTGACATGGCAGAACATTCTGGTTGTCGTGATCATCACCATCGTCTCGTCGCTGGTCTGCTATTACTCGACGCCGGGAGCGGGGAAGGAAAAGACCGCGGAGGACCTCGGCGTGTCCCTGGAAATGGAGCGTGTTGAAACCAAGCGTCCGACTCGCCCTGGTGACTTTCTCGAGCACAGCCCGATCCTGACAATCCTTGTTGTCGCCCTTGCAAGTGGATGGGCCTTCAAAACCTTTTCATCGGGCAACCCGCTGATCACGATCTCCGGCCTGAACACCTACAACTTCGTCTTCCTCATGCTAGGGATCCTGCTGCACTGGCGTCCTCGGAACTTGATCGATACGTTTTCCCGTGCCATGCCCAGCGCCGCGGGTGTCCTGCTGCAGTTCCCCTTCTATGCGGGGATCGCACAGATCCTGACCAAGGTTACGAACGCACAAGGAGATTCCCTTTCCGACAGGATCTCGCACTGGTTCGTCGGCATCTCGTCAAGTGAGATCGGATTTTCCTATGTCGTCGGGATATATTCGGCCCTGATGGGCTTTTTCATTCCCTCGGCCGGCGGCAAGTGGATCATCGAAGCGCCTTATGTCATGACTGCGGCCAACGAGATAGGCGCTCATCTTGGCTGGACGGTCATGGTCTACAACATCTCCGAGACACTGCCGAACTTCATCAACCCATTCTGGATGCTTCCGCTCCTTGGCATCCTTGGCCTGAAATCGCGGGATCTCATCGGATATACATCGGTGCAGTTTTTCGTTCACGTCCCGATCATGCTGACGCTGGCTGCCGTGTTGATGCCGACATTCACTTATCTGCCGCCGCAGATGCCTTGA
- a CDS encoding MBL fold metallo-hydrolase — protein sequence MSETAKVRVLRAPNPSAMTGPGTNSFLIGEEEVAVIDPGPDDPAHIRAILDTAEGRISHILLTHAHLDHSAGVARLAQATGAPVFAFGPAIAGRSPTMERLAATGLVAGGEGIDTAFQPDITLRHGEVLQSSDWTIEALHTPGHIGSHLSFRLDDAIFCGDLVMGWSTTLISPPEGDLVDFLRSLDLLGRLAPRILYPAHGDPVANPPQRLAELAAHRRARSAQIMAALSLGPQTARDLAARIYDIPPALVPAAERNVLAHLLALWDLGAVLCEGPPAAGAVWRIA from the coding sequence ATGAGCGAGACAGCGAAAGTGCGGGTGCTGCGTGCCCCCAACCCGTCGGCCATGACCGGACCGGGGACCAACAGCTTCCTGATCGGCGAGGAGGAGGTGGCCGTCATCGACCCCGGCCCCGACGATCCGGCGCATATCCGGGCGATCCTCGACACGGCCGAAGGGCGGATCTCGCATATCCTGCTGACCCACGCGCATCTGGATCACTCGGCCGGGGTCGCGCGGCTGGCACAGGCGACCGGAGCGCCCGTCTTTGCCTTCGGCCCTGCCATCGCCGGCCGCTCTCCGACCATGGAACGCTTGGCCGCGACCGGGCTGGTCGCAGGCGGCGAAGGCATCGACACGGCCTTCCAGCCCGACATCACCCTGCGCCATGGCGAGGTCCTGCAATCCTCGGACTGGACCATCGAGGCCCTGCACACCCCCGGCCACATCGGCAGCCACCTGAGCTTCCGCCTGGACGACGCGATCTTCTGCGGCGACCTGGTGATGGGATGGAGTACGACGCTGATCTCGCCCCCCGAAGGCGACCTGGTGGATTTCCTGCGCTCGCTGGATCTGCTGGGGCGGCTCGCCCCGCGTATCCTCTACCCTGCCCACGGCGATCCGGTGGCCAATCCCCCACAGCGGCTTGCAGAGCTTGCCGCCCACCGCCGCGCCCGCAGCGCCCAGATCATGGCCGCGCTGAGCCTTGGCCCGCAGACCGCGCGTGACCTTGCCGCCCGCATCTACGACATCCCCCCCGCCCTGGTGCCCGCCGCCGAGCGCAACGTGCTGGCCCATCTGCTGGCCTTGTGGGACCTGGGCGCGGTCCTCTGCGAAGGCCCGCCTGCCGCAGGTGCGGTCTGGCGCATCGCCTGA
- a CDS encoding ATP-binding protein has protein sequence MVSSWLKHLLPRGLYGRAALILFLPVVVITLVVTVMFLQRHFEDVTQQMVETAAAEVALVTDRVLSAPDGPQALIAGQEIAVPLGLTLELPPPGGIEERRRFYDFSGRVVIAEMHRRLPAVEAVDLWDLRRVRVLVGGPRPFLLELPRRRLTPSNPHQLLVLMVATSLLMTAIASVFLRNQLRPIRRLADAADAYGRGQVKPYRPAGASEVRSAGRAFVEMRARIERQNEQRRMMLSGISHDLRTPLTRLRLGLSMLGPDLPPERDEIADMERDVAEMGTMIDAFLDHARTEAQDGGPETVAMRDFLDGIVGDAQRGGQPVRLTRFASDSADATAVIRPQALRRAVGNLVGNAVRYGSRAEVEAVLTSRSLRIAVEDDGPGIPPERREEAVRPFVRLDAARNQDRGQGAGLGLAIAADIARAHGGELRLSEARLGGLRAEIVIPR, from the coding sequence ATGGTTTCCAGTTGGCTCAAGCATCTTCTGCCGCGCGGCCTTTACGGACGAGCGGCGCTGATCCTGTTCCTGCCGGTGGTGGTCATCACGCTGGTTGTCACGGTCATGTTCCTGCAACGCCATTTCGAGGATGTGACGCAGCAGATGGTGGAAACCGCCGCGGCCGAGGTCGCGCTGGTCACCGACCGGGTGCTGTCTGCCCCCGACGGCCCACAGGCGCTGATCGCCGGGCAGGAGATCGCGGTGCCACTGGGCCTGACGCTGGAACTGCCCCCGCCTGGGGGCATCGAGGAGCGGCGCCGGTTCTACGACTTTTCGGGCCGGGTGGTGATCGCCGAGATGCACCGGCGCCTGCCTGCGGTCGAGGCTGTGGACCTGTGGGACCTGCGGCGGGTCAGGGTGCTGGTCGGCGGCCCCCGCCCCTTCCTGCTGGAACTGCCGCGGCGGCGGCTGACGCCTTCCAACCCGCACCAGTTGCTGGTGCTGATGGTGGCGACGTCGCTGCTGATGACGGCCATCGCCTCGGTCTTCCTGCGCAACCAGTTGCGGCCGATCCGGCGGCTGGCCGATGCGGCCGACGCCTACGGGCGGGGGCAGGTCAAGCCCTATCGCCCCGCTGGTGCGTCAGAGGTCCGCAGCGCCGGCCGCGCCTTTGTCGAGATGCGGGCACGGATCGAGCGGCAGAACGAGCAGCGCAGGATGATGCTGTCGGGGATCAGCCATGACTTGCGCACGCCGCTGACGCGCCTGCGGCTGGGGTTGTCGATGCTCGGCCCCGACCTGCCCCCGGAACGCGACGAGATCGCCGACATGGAACGCGACGTGGCCGAGATGGGGACGATGATCGACGCCTTCCTGGACCACGCGCGGACCGAGGCGCAGGACGGCGGACCCGAGACGGTGGCGATGCGCGATTTCCTGGACGGGATCGTGGGCGACGCGCAGCGCGGCGGCCAGCCGGTCAGGCTGACCCGCTTTGCTTCGGACAGCGCCGACGCCACCGCCGTCATCCGTCCGCAGGCACTGCGCCGCGCGGTCGGGAACCTGGTCGGCAACGCCGTGCGCTACGGCTCTCGGGCCGAGGTCGAGGCCGTCCTGACCTCGCGCAGCCTGCGCATCGCGGTCGAGGATGACGGCCCCGGCATCCCCCCCGAGCGGCGCGAGGAAGCGGTCCGGCCCTTCGTGCGGCTGGATGCGGCCCGCAACCAGGACCGGGGACAGGGGGCGGGGCTGGGGCTTGCCATCGCCGCCGACATCGCCCGCGCCCACGGGGGCGAATTGCGCCTGAGCGAGGCCCGGCTGGGCGGGCTCAGGGCCGAGATCGTGATTCCCCGCTGA
- the lon gene encoding endopeptidase La, with the protein MNDTTQATYPVLPLRDIVVFPHMIVPLFVGREKSVRALEAVMEADRPILLAAQKDASVDEPETDGIFTTGVLANVLQLLKLPDGTVKVLVEGQKRVRITGFVANEDYFQASAEPLAETEGDAESVIALIRTVAEEFERYVKVRKNIPEEAVTSVAEARDAHRLADLVSGHLGIDVARKQELLETLDVAERLEKVYGLMQGEMSVLQVEKKIKSRVKTQMEKTQREYYLNEQMKAIQRELGDGDEGQNELAELEEKIEKTKFSKEAREKAQAELKKLKSMSPMSAEATVSRNYLDWLLSLPWGVKSRTKRDLAAAERVLDADHYGLEKVKERIVEYLAVQNRSDKLKGPILCLVGPPGVGKTSLGRSVAKATGREFIRISLGGVRDESEIRGHRRTYIGSMPGKIIQALKKAKTTNPLILLDEIDKMGQDFRGDPASAMLEVLDPEQNATFVDHYLEVEYDLSNVMFLTTANSYNMPGPLLDRMEIIPLAGYTEDEKREIARGHLLPKQIKANGLRKGEFSVSDEALTHVIRYYTREAGVRSLEREIAKLARKAVTEILKGKVTSVEVTPEKAEEYLGVRRHRYGLAEKEDQVGVVTGLAYTQAGGDLLQIEALKLPGKGVMKTTGKLGDVMKESIDAAASFVRSVAPELGISPPEFSKRDIHVHVPEGATPKDGPSAGLAMVTSVVSVMTGIPVRKDIAMTGEVTLRGNALPIGGLKEKLLAALRGGIKTVLIPEENEKDLADIPANVKEGLTLIPVSNVREVLRHALVRMPEPVEWDEAAYEAAEVKRLAALRADLPLSGPTAH; encoded by the coding sequence ATGAACGACACGACCCAGGCCACCTATCCGGTGCTTCCGCTGCGCGACATCGTGGTCTTCCCCCACATGATCGTGCCGCTGTTCGTGGGCCGCGAAAAATCGGTCCGCGCGCTGGAAGCCGTGATGGAAGCGGACCGTCCGATCCTTCTGGCTGCCCAGAAGGACGCCTCGGTGGACGAGCCGGAAACCGACGGCATCTTCACGACCGGCGTGCTGGCGAATGTGCTGCAACTGCTGAAGCTGCCCGATGGCACCGTGAAGGTGCTGGTCGAGGGGCAGAAGCGTGTGCGGATCACCGGATTCGTTGCCAACGAGGACTATTTCCAGGCCTCTGCCGAACCGTTGGCCGAGACCGAGGGCGACGCCGAAAGCGTCATCGCCCTGATCCGCACCGTTGCGGAAGAGTTCGAGCGTTACGTCAAGGTCCGCAAGAACATCCCCGAGGAAGCCGTCACCTCGGTTGCCGAGGCACGCGACGCCCACCGGCTGGCCGACCTCGTGTCGGGGCATCTCGGGATCGACGTGGCCCGCAAGCAGGAACTGCTGGAAACGCTGGACGTCGCCGAGCGGCTTGAGAAGGTCTATGGCCTGATGCAGGGCGAGATGTCGGTCCTGCAGGTCGAGAAGAAGATCAAGTCGCGCGTCAAGACCCAGATGGAGAAGACGCAGCGCGAATATTACCTCAACGAGCAGATGAAGGCGATCCAGCGCGAGCTGGGCGATGGCGACGAAGGCCAGAACGAACTCGCCGAGCTGGAAGAGAAGATCGAGAAGACCAAGTTCAGCAAGGAGGCGCGCGAAAAGGCGCAGGCCGAGCTGAAGAAGCTGAAGTCGATGTCGCCGATGTCGGCCGAGGCCACGGTCAGCCGCAACTATCTCGACTGGCTGCTGTCGCTGCCCTGGGGCGTCAAGTCGCGCACCAAGCGTGACCTTGCGGCCGCCGAACGGGTGCTGGACGCCGACCACTACGGCCTTGAAAAAGTCAAGGAACGGATCGTCGAGTATCTTGCCGTGCAGAACCGCTCGGACAAGCTGAAGGGCCCGATCCTCTGCCTCGTCGGCCCGCCCGGCGTCGGCAAGACCTCGCTCGGCCGTTCGGTGGCGAAGGCCACGGGGCGCGAGTTCATCCGCATCTCGCTTGGCGGCGTGCGCGACGAATCCGAGATCCGGGGCCACCGGCGGACCTATATCGGCTCGATGCCCGGCAAGATCATCCAGGCGCTGAAGAAGGCCAAGACCACGAACCCGCTGATCCTGCTCGACGAGATCGACAAGATGGGTCAGGACTTCCGTGGCGACCCGGCCTCGGCGATGCTGGAGGTGCTGGACCCAGAACAGAACGCGACTTTCGTGGACCACTATCTCGAGGTGGAATACGACCTGTCCAACGTGATGTTCCTGACCACGGCCAACAGCTACAACATGCCAGGGCCGCTCTTGGACCGGATGGAGATCATCCCGCTGGCCGGCTACACCGAGGACGAAAAGCGCGAGATCGCCCGCGGGCACCTGCTGCCCAAGCAGATCAAGGCGAACGGTCTGAGGAAGGGCGAGTTCTCGGTTTCCGACGAGGCGCTGACCCATGTGATCCGCTACTACACGCGGGAAGCCGGGGTGCGGTCGCTGGAGCGTGAAATCGCCAAGCTGGCCCGCAAGGCCGTGACCGAGATCCTCAAGGGCAAGGTCACGTCGGTCGAGGTCACACCCGAGAAGGCCGAGGAATACTTGGGCGTCCGCCGCCACCGCTACGGCTTGGCCGAGAAGGAGGATCAGGTCGGCGTGGTGACGGGTCTGGCCTATACCCAGGCGGGCGGCGATCTGCTGCAGATCGAGGCGCTGAAGCTGCCCGGCAAGGGCGTGATGAAGACGACCGGGAAACTGGGCGACGTGATGAAGGAATCGATCGACGCGGCCGCAAGCTTCGTCCGGTCGGTTGCGCCCGAACTGGGCATCAGCCCGCCCGAGTTCTCCAAGCGCGACATCCACGTCCACGTCCCGGAAGGCGCGACGCCCAAGGACGGGCCTTCGGCGGGTCTGGCCATGGTGACCTCGGTGGTGTCGGTGATGACCGGCATCCCGGTCCGCAAGGATATCGCCATGACCGGCGAGGTCACGCTGCGCGGCAACGCGCTGCCCATCGGCGGGCTGAAGGAAAAGCTTCTCGCGGCGCTTCGGGGCGGCATCAAGACGGTGCTGATCCCCGAGGAGAACGAGAAGGACTTGGCCGACATCCCGGCGAACGTGAAGGAGGGGCTGACGCTCATCCCCGTCTCGAATGTCCGCGAGGTGCTGCGCCACGCCTTGGTGCGGATGCCCGAGCCGGTGGAATGGGACGAGGCGGCTTACGAGGCCGCCGAGGTCAAGCGCCTTGCTGCCCTGCGCGCCGACCTTCCCCTGAGCGGCCCGACGGCACACTGA
- a CDS encoding 3-keto-5-aminohexanoate cleavage protein: MTQTTTATDNPCIICVAITGSLPTKENNPAVPITIAEQIESTQEAFEAGATIAHCHVRDDDGKPTSDPERFARLKEGLEKHCPGLIVQLSTGGRSGAGQTRGGMLPLRPDMASLSVGSNNFPTRVYENPPDLVDWLASEMLRYDIKPEIEAFDLSHIVQAARMAQDGRLKGPLYVQFVMGVKNAMPADEPIFDFYIETLKRLAPDAQWCAAGIGADQLRINEWAVAKGGHTRTGMEDNVRLDRDRLAPSNAALVRRVVGLCERHGRPVATWQQARSILGLRDAA, translated from the coding sequence ATGACCCAGACGACCACAGCCACCGACAATCCCTGCATCATCTGCGTGGCGATTACCGGCAGTCTGCCGACCAAGGAGAACAACCCGGCGGTGCCGATCACCATCGCCGAACAGATCGAATCCACGCAGGAGGCCTTCGAGGCGGGCGCCACCATTGCCCACTGCCATGTCCGCGACGATGACGGAAAGCCGACCTCGGACCCCGAGCGGTTCGCCCGGCTGAAGGAAGGGCTGGAAAAGCACTGCCCCGGCCTGATCGTCCAGCTTTCGACCGGCGGGCGGTCGGGTGCCGGACAGACCCGCGGCGGCATGCTGCCGCTGCGGCCCGACATGGCGTCACTGTCGGTCGGCTCGAACAACTTTCCCACCCGCGTCTACGAGAACCCGCCGGACCTTGTGGACTGGCTCGCGTCCGAGATGCTGCGCTATGACATCAAGCCCGAGATCGAGGCTTTCGACCTCAGCCATATCGTGCAGGCGGCCCGGATGGCGCAGGACGGTCGGCTCAAGGGACCGCTTTACGTCCAGTTCGTCATGGGGGTGAAGAACGCCATGCCCGCCGACGAGCCGATCTTCGATTTCTACATCGAGACGCTGAAGCGCCTGGCGCCTGACGCGCAATGGTGCGCCGCGGGGATCGGGGCGGATCAGCTGCGGATCAACGAATGGGCGGTGGCGAAAGGCGGCCATACCCGCACGGGGATGGAGGACAACGTCCGGCTGGATCGCGACCGGCTTGCGCCGTCCAACGCGGCGCTGGTCCGGCGGGTGGTCGGTCTGTGCGAGCGCCACGGCCGCCCCGTCGCGACCTGGCAGCAGGCCCGCTCGATCCTGGGGCTGCGGGACGCCGCCTGA
- a CDS encoding benzoate/H(+) symporter BenE family transporter, with protein MVTTSGVSVMGIGSAFWGVVVGIAAVGLSALAARVKRA; from the coding sequence ATGGTGACCACCTCGGGCGTGTCGGTGATGGGCATCGGTTCGGCCTTCTGGGGCGTTGTCGTGGGAATCGCCGCCGTCGGCCTTTCCGCGCTGGCGGCCCGGGTGAAGCGAGCATGA
- a CDS encoding benzoate/H(+) symporter BenE family transporter: protein MLLPRYAVVVMLAVGLLLAWLIKGVPMGDVRATLARPALTWPRFSAPALAGLAPPLILTTLMGQFLPGTAILRANGYDVAARPVVALWALASLPSGLLGGSPRRPPGHGHRYAAVGACGAFFLLDRLLAGTIAQLLKHLPVAVIALLAGLALLGAIMKSLAERCSPRAARPTGRRGFSPSW, encoded by the coding sequence GTGCTGCTGCCGCGCTATGCCGTGGTCGTCATGCTGGCGGTCGGCCTGCTGCTGGCCTGGCTGATCAAGGGCGTGCCCATGGGCGATGTCCGCGCCACGCTGGCCCGGCCCGCGCTGACTTGGCCCAGATTCTCGGCCCCGGCGCTGGCGGGACTTGCGCCGCCTCTTATCCTGACCACCCTGATGGGCCAGTTCCTGCCCGGCACGGCGATCCTGCGGGCCAACGGCTATGATGTCGCCGCGCGCCCGGTGGTCGCGCTCTGGGCGCTGGCCTCGCTGCCCTCGGGGCTGTTGGGGGGATCACCACGACGCCCACCCGGACATGGGCACCGCTATGCCGCGGTGGGCGCCTGCGGGGCGTTCTTCCTGCTGGACAGGCTGCTTGCCGGAACCATCGCGCAGTTGCTGAAGCATCTGCCGGTGGCGGTGATCGCGCTGCTGGCGGGCCTTGCCCTGCTGGGAGCCATCATGAAAAGCCTTGCCGAACGCTGTTCCCCGAGGGCAGCCCGGCCGACTGGCAGGCGGGGCTTCTCGCCTTCATGGTGA
- a CDS encoding benzoate/H(+) symporter BenE family transporter: protein MSLRFRITGLFDRIVAAIPKPAAKGMMAGILFGFAPSAMGAIGTAPLIFAVLVVTCLVFSCCCRAMPWSSCWRSACCWPG, encoded by the coding sequence ATGAGCCTGCGCTTCCGGATCACGGGACTTTTCGACCGGATCGTGGCGGCGATCCCGAAACCCGCCGCCAAGGGCATGATGGCCGGCATCCTTTTCGGCTTCGCCCCGTCGGCGATGGGCGCGATCGGGACCGCGCCGCTGATCTTTGCGGTGCTGGTCGTCACCTGCCTGGTCTTTTCGTGCTGCTGCCGCGCTATGCCGTGGTCGTCATGCTGGCGGTCGGCCTGCTGCTGGCCTGGCTGA
- a CDS encoding AI-2E family transporter gives MILPLPTPGAEPSPQPQQTDVLRLAAGLVIAAILIAALYFGQVVLIPLAVAFLISFVLGPLVQWLVRHGLSRILAVALAMGLVLSVLGALGTVVAVQVRSLSAELPTYQSTIRAKIKDLGAQMEGPGFLEGALQTVDTVQQEVAEVVGDGEENDIAPQRVRVIAEPVSPFATAMLWLSPLLAPVATAGIVLVFVVLILLDQGDLRDRLLRMLGGNIYRSTDALEEASKRISKYLLMQLVVNVTYAIPMALGLWAIGVPGWILWGTLAAVMRFIPYVGPILSAVFPLSLAFAVDPGWNMVLMTAGLILVLELVSNNIIEPLLYGTSTGLSVLSLIAAATFWTAIWGPIGLVLSTPLTVCLLVVGRYIPQLSILETLLGSSPALSRETRIYQRLIANDPDDAIDIAEDVIEEESVTEFYNDEGMEVLRQASLDYINNARAEHRLRIANGMDELLEHIRDERPADLPEGAAPRVACIAGKWEIDRQACEMLAHSLQLDGLPTVVRASGSVTSRYVAGLDLEGVQVVLLSFFSREPDAAARNLTRRIRARWPEVKVVLGLWGVPADALDKQRREALGADAVVASIKEAVGRIALLAKDTAGAGVEVVQDPQAATLRNETLRGVKLEDPDLREDLNDYALRAADVFDMKTAVIVALEGDHELVIGASRDLPGARTTDGRDLILLPAGAPLSAQLLADAGPLMVPDIERDPNLSENQILHRWSARALAAAPVRQADGVVLGALCLIHDEVRELDDEELRLLETLAAEVAERLTGEEAAPISEPQKPAVSATIGQKVPE, from the coding sequence GTGATCCTGCCCCTTCCAACACCCGGCGCCGAGCCGTCGCCCCAGCCTCAGCAGACCGATGTCCTGCGCCTTGCCGCGGGACTGGTGATCGCGGCCATCCTGATCGCGGCCCTTTACTTCGGGCAGGTGGTTCTGATCCCGCTGGCCGTCGCCTTTCTCATCAGCTTCGTGCTGGGACCGCTGGTGCAGTGGCTGGTTCGCCACGGGCTGTCGCGCATCCTTGCGGTCGCGCTGGCCATGGGGCTGGTGCTGTCGGTGCTGGGCGCGCTGGGCACCGTGGTCGCGGTGCAGGTGCGCTCGCTCAGCGCCGAACTGCCGACCTATCAGTCCACCATCCGCGCCAAGATCAAGGACCTGGGCGCGCAGATGGAAGGGCCGGGCTTCCTGGAAGGCGCGCTGCAGACCGTGGACACCGTCCAGCAGGAAGTGGCCGAGGTCGTCGGAGACGGCGAAGAGAACGACATTGCGCCCCAGCGGGTCCGCGTCATCGCCGAGCCGGTCTCGCCCTTCGCGACCGCGATGCTGTGGCTGTCGCCGCTGCTTGCGCCGGTCGCCACGGCGGGCATCGTGCTGGTCTTCGTGGTGCTGATCCTGCTCGACCAAGGCGACCTGCGCGACCGGCTGCTGCGGATGCTGGGCGGCAACATCTACCGCTCTACCGACGCGCTGGAGGAAGCCAGCAAGCGCATCTCGAAATACCTGCTGATGCAGCTTGTGGTGAACGTCACCTATGCGATCCCGATGGCGCTGGGACTTTGGGCAATCGGCGTGCCGGGCTGGATCCTGTGGGGGACGCTGGCCGCCGTGATGCGCTTCATCCCCTATGTCGGGCCGATCCTGTCGGCGGTGTTTCCGCTCAGCCTCGCCTTTGCGGTCGATCCGGGCTGGAACATGGTGCTGATGACGGCCGGGCTGATCCTCGTGCTGGAACTGGTGTCGAACAACATCATCGAGCCGCTGCTTTACGGCACCAGCACGGGGCTGTCGGTCCTGTCGCTGATCGCCGCCGCGACTTTCTGGACCGCGATCTGGGGACCGATCGGGCTGGTCCTGTCCACGCCGCTGACCGTCTGCCTGCTGGTCGTGGGCCGCTATATCCCGCAGTTGTCCATCCTGGAAACGCTGCTCGGGTCCAGTCCCGCGCTCAGTCGCGAGACGCGCATCTACCAGCGCCTCATCGCCAACGACCCCGACGACGCCATCGACATCGCCGAGGACGTGATCGAGGAGGAATCCGTGACCGAGTTCTACAACGACGAGGGCATGGAGGTGCTGCGGCAGGCCAGCCTCGACTATATCAACAACGCCCGCGCCGAGCACCGCTTGCGGATCGCGAACGGCATGGACGAACTGCTGGAACATATCCGCGACGAACGTCCCGCCGACCTGCCGGAAGGCGCGGCCCCCCGCGTCGCCTGCATCGCCGGCAAGTGGGAGATCGACCGTCAGGCCTGCGAGATGCTGGCCCACAGCCTGCAGCTTGACGGGCTGCCAACGGTGGTGCGGGCCTCTGGCAGCGTCACCTCGCGCTATGTCGCGGGGCTTGATCTTGAAGGGGTGCAGGTCGTCCTGCTGAGCTTCTTCAGCCGCGAGCCGGACGCCGCCGCCCGGAACCTCACCCGCCGCATCCGCGCCCGCTGGCCAGAGGTCAAGGTCGTGCTCGGTCTCTGGGGTGTGCCGGCCGACGCCCTTGACAAGCAGCGGCGCGAGGCCCTGGGCGCCGATGCGGTGGTGGCCTCGATCAAGGAGGCCGTGGGGCGCATCGCCCTCTTGGCAAAGGACACGGCGGGTGCCGGGGTCGAGGTCGTGCAGGACCCGCAGGCGGCCACGCTGCGGAACGAGACCCTTCGGGGCGTGAAGCTCGAGGACCCCGATCTGCGCGAGGACCTGAACGACTACGCGCTCCGGGCGGCCGATGTGTTCGACATGAAGACCGCGGTGATCGTCGCCCTCGAAGGCGACCATGAACTGGTGATCGGCGCGAGCCGCGACCTGCCCGGCGCGCGGACGACCGACGGGCGGGACCTGATCCTGCTGCCCGCAGGCGCGCCCCTGTCGGCGCAGCTTCTGGCCGATGCCGGGCCGCTGATGGTGCCCGACATCGAGCGCGACCCCAACCTGTCGGAAAACCAGATCCTGCACCGCTGGTCCGCGCGGGCGCTGGCCGCCGCACCGGTGCGGCAGGCCGACGGCGTTGTGCTGGGCGCCTTGTGCCTGATCCACGACGAGGTGCGGGAACTGGACGACGAGGAACTGCGGCTGCTGGAAACGCTTGCGGCCGAGGTGGCCGAGCGGCTGACCGGCGAGGAAGCCGCGCCGATCAGCGAGCCGCAGAAGCCCGCCGTTTCCGCCACGATCGGCCAGAAGGTGCCGGAATGA
- a CDS encoding type 1 glutamine amidotransferase domain-containing protein: MQTRPRILIIATSAATMTGSDKPTGLWLEELTTPFYAFLDAGAEVTLASIAGGKVPVDPSSMKPAGENDASVERALDDPGFQSLIADTPRFDTLDTSGFDAIVLPGGHGTMFDYPDSEALAKLVADFDGAGKVVAAVCHGPAGLVGARRADGTPVVAGRRVAAFTDSEERAVGLEDAVPFLLTTRLKELGARIEAGPDFEPFAIRDGNLVTGQNPASAEPVARLVLDAIDGAKRT, from the coding sequence ATGCAGACCAGACCGCGTATCCTCATCATCGCCACCTCTGCCGCCACCATGACCGGCAGCGACAAGCCCACGGGCCTCTGGCTTGAGGAACTGACGACGCCCTTCTACGCCTTTCTCGATGCGGGCGCCGAGGTGACGCTTGCCTCTATCGCGGGCGGCAAGGTGCCGGTGGACCCGAGCAGCATGAAGCCCGCTGGCGAGAATGACGCCTCGGTCGAACGCGCCCTGGATGACCCCGGGTTCCAATCCCTCATCGCCGATACGCCGCGGTTCGATACGCTGGACACCTCTGGCTTCGACGCCATCGTCCTGCCGGGCGGCCACGGGACGATGTTCGACTATCCCGACAGCGAGGCGCTGGCGAAGCTGGTGGCCGACTTCGATGGGGCCGGCAAGGTCGTCGCCGCTGTCTGCCACGGTCCTGCCGGGCTGGTGGGCGCCCGCCGCGCGGATGGCACGCCCGTCGTCGCCGGCCGCCGCGTGGCCGCCTTTACCGACAGCGAAGAGCGGGCGGTGGGCCTTGAGGATGCCGTCCCGTTCCTGCTGACGACGCGGCTGAAGGAACTGGGCGCCAGGATCGAAGCCGGCCCGGATTTCGAGCCCTTCGCCATCCGCGACGGCAACCTGGTCACCGGCCAGAACCCCGCCTCGGCCGAGCCGGTCGCAAGGCTGGTCCTCGATGCGATCGACGGGGCGAAGCGGACCTGA